In the genome of Pseudomonas sp. HS6, one region contains:
- a CDS encoding type II toxin-antitoxin system PemK/MazF family toxin: MNEILIYNPLPACGDFVWVKFPQAERPGVPGLKPRPALVLFISPTDNAVIVAYGTSQRTEKFFPGEFVLDPNDPGFSLSGLSVRTKFDVSRTVQLPFNSDWFDPAPGVHISSPLPKMGTLHPSYMVVVNEARKQSI, from the coding sequence ATGAACGAAATATTAATCTATAACCCTCTACCTGCTTGCGGCGATTTCGTCTGGGTGAAATTTCCGCAAGCAGAACGTCCTGGGGTCCCAGGATTAAAGCCACGACCGGCTTTAGTCCTATTTATTTCTCCCACTGATAACGCGGTGATCGTCGCGTACGGCACCAGCCAGCGGACCGAAAAATTTTTTCCTGGCGAATTTGTTTTAGACCCTAACGACCCTGGGTTTTCGCTCTCCGGCCTCAGTGTGCGCACAAAATTTGATGTGTCTCGTACTGTTCAGTTGCCTTTCAATTCGGACTGGTTCGATCCAGCACCTGGTGTTCACATCAGCAGCCCTCTCCCTAAGATGGGCACGCTGCACCCAAGCTACATGGTTGTAGTGAATGAAGCGCGTAAGCAGTCGATTTAA